A region of the Kribbella sp. NBC_01245 genome:
TTGATGCGCGTTACGCACTGTTGGATGCGGTTGTTACGCGGGTGCGACTCCCAAAACTCTCCCACCGGGCAGCGAGGTTTAAGTTCGACCTAACCCCATCCTCGACCGTCCGTGGTCGTCCGTGGGAGCCGTGGCCAGCTTTGCCGGTACCCCTCCGGTCACCGATGAACAGGGGCGAACTGCAACCACGCCTCCTCGTTGCGAACTCGGGGCAACAGAGCCACCGTCGATTACTCCAGGCTCTGCTGAGGTCGTGGCTGGTATACCGTGGCCGGTCCCGGTTGCTCTGGTTGCTGCACTTTACTGCTGCACCCACAGAGCGCGAGATCCTAGCGCTGTTTGACACCCACGTGTCAAGCGGATCCGTCACGGCGCCAGGTTCACGTGGATGGGCCGGCGTCGAACCCCTGCGGCACCTCCACGTGCAGATCTCGGTAAACCCCAGCGACCTCAGCGCGAGCGGCTTGAACCATACGGATCGCCTCGACGGTGGCGCTGAGAGCTGCTTGGCGGCGCGTGTTGGTCGGGTCCGCATCATCGGACTCCGTCAGGGCGAGTTCTTTGATTCGGCCTGTCAGTTGTGCGTTGCTGTTGGCCCAGGCGAAGAGGGCATCTCTCAGGCTCTGCTGGGAGGCGGGCTCGACCGCCTCGATGAGGCCAGCCTTCAATAGTTGCGCGACGTCGGGAGGGTTCACGCTGGGGGGTAGCAGCATCCCCCTGGTCACATGGACTTCCCTGACAAGCCACTCGGTCTCGGATGGAACAGTCCACGCCGGTCGGACATGCGGGATCTCCTCGGGTGTCAGCATTTGGCGTGGATGGAGCAGGATGGATGCCGCCGTGACCCGGTATCGAGTGTCAGCCATGGTTCCTCAACTCCTCGGGACGCACCATAGATCGCCGATACACCGGCGCGATATCGAGTGCAACCAGCTGACAGTTAGGTGTCAAGGGCGCGGGCAGTCCTCCCGCATCGCCCCGATAGCCGCCGACCTTAGGTTCGGTTCGGTGCGGGTCAGGGGCGAGCTTGCTCGATCGCTGAGCGACGCCGGAGGCGCGCCTTGAGCGCGTACCGGGCCGAACCGCACTTCCCATGATCGCTAGCGGGGCGATGCGGGAGCCAAGGGTCAGACGGCAAACCACGTCAGCAGCGGACATGGTTTGCCGGCCTCCGGGATGAGCGGTACATCGACAGGGCGTCGATCGTTGATGGAGAGTTCTGCTGTCTTCGACCGGCACCTCGTTGGCACGTGCGCGCCAAGCCAACGGGGAACGGGATCGATGAGCCTTTAGGCGAGGAGCCCCTAGGGCTGCCCCGCTCCCCCCGGTCCTATGGTGGCGGCGCGCATTCGGGCCCCCGGGGCCCGTCTTGAAGACGTAGAGAAAGTTGTCAGGAGGTCGGGAGAACAACCGCGAGGTTCTCGATATCGGCCGACGATGTGTCGTCTCCGCAGTCGCGAGACCATCTGCCTTGCCGGGCATGTTTGAGTAGCCACTTAAGGACACCGCCGACGATGCACAGCGAGACTCGGCCAAGCGTGCTGCAAAGTGGCGGGAGGCGAGAGCTTCTCCCGAACTTCTCCCGCAGGCCCCACCAACGAAAACAGGCCAGGGGCGAAAGTGCCTCCTGGCCTGCGAGTACTGCTGGTGGAGGTACCGGGACGGTATTACAACCCCCGATCGCAGGTCAGTGACCTGGAACGCCTCCTGAAGTCCCTGCCAGGTCCGACACACCCAGCCCGTCCGACAGCCCCCATGCCGGGTTCAGCGAAACAGCTCAAGCCTGATCAGATCAGCGAACTAGTCGCTGGCTACCAAGACGGGCTCGGCGTCTCGCAACTCGGGGCACGGTTCGGCATCAAGCGCCAAACCGTCAGCCAGATCCTGCACCGACAAGGTATCGCTATGCGCCAACGTGGGCTCACCCCTGAACAGATCGATGAAGCCGTCCGCTTGTACGAAGGCGGATGGTCTCTGGCACGGATTGGGGAGAGGATGGGCGTAAACGCGAAGACCGTACTAGCAAGGCTCCGCGATCGTCATATATCAACACGCGACACCCACGGCCGGGAACGATGAGGGCGAACTCCCTGATCAACCGTTCATGCCGAGCGCTCTATTAAACCACTCCCATGATTCATCAAGTTTCATGGCGGCCGGCGTAAGGGCAGATCCGCCCCGTAACCCACGCTGAGCGACCCTACTTTCTTCACTCTAAAGCGCCCCTGATTCCACGCGGAATTAGGGGCGCTTTGCATTCTGTTCATGCTTTGGAAATTGATCCAATTGTGTTATAAGCAGTAAGGCTCTTCAGGCTATTAAAGAGAACCGATATCAGGTGAGGCGACGCGCAAAAACGTTGCCCCTATTTCGTTCTCGCTCATTCACAACTAGGCAAAAATGAAAGTTGGTGGAACACGCATGTCTAAAACACGACGCATCTCAGTACCGCTCGCTCTGTCGGGCGTACTGGCGTCGCTAATTGTGTACGTCTCTTCGGGGACGGCTGCAGCGGCAGAGTCCGTGCCGGAATTGCAGTGGCCTCCGGTCACCGCAAACGCCGACCGATACCCGCTCACAACCAGCCCTCAGGGCGACGTGACGATCGGGTGCGGATCGACGCACACCGATAGCGGACTTGTCTACCAGGACGTTGTCACCTACGGCGCAGCCGGAACGGAGACACGTCATCTAGATCATGTCAACAACTGCCTCAATCGGCCGGTTGTCGACAAGGTCGGCGACCTGTACGGGGCGGCAAACGCCAGCACCTATCTGCAGGCGTACCACAACAACGTCGAGAAGTGGAGGTATCAGGTCAACTGCTCTGGCTCATGGCCAGTGGTTGGCGCGGATGGCAACATCTACGTCATCAACAGTGCCAAGCGACTCATCGGGCTCTCGCCCGAAGTGGAGCCAGGCCAGACTCAGCCCAAGAAGGTGCTGGACATCCCAGCTCTCGGCCGGTGCGGCGACCAGTTGCGGGCGACCACATTCGGCATCGCAGTCATCTGGGACTACGGAACCAAGGTCAACTACTACACCTACGGCGGCAAGAATCTCGGTGCGCCACAGGGTGCTTACACCGGCGACCTCAACTTCCCCATGGATGCTGATGGCCTGCTCTTCTACCCAACCTGGGTCGGATCGGGAAGTACCGCGAGCTTCAAGGTAAGCGCGTACAACCCGCTCACCAAGACGGTGAAATGGACTGCATCCGAATCAACCTTCGGTAATGGCGCCAGTCCCTGGCTCACCTTTCCGACACCCGGTGGTGGCGCGGTGGTCTGGGGTCAACGGCAAAAGATGGTCGGAGGCGTACCCACGGTACCGTCCGAGTACATGCAGGTGATGTTCTTCCTCAACTCCGTCGGCCAGAAGATCAAGGAAATCGAACTTCCCAAGCAGAACAGCGCCGGAGACTTGGCGGGCAACAACTACGTCACCGTCGACACCTCCGGGAAACTGGTACTTGTCCGCGACTGGAAGAAGTATCTCACTTTCTCCCCGTACAACGTGCCGTACATCACGATCGATGTCTTCAGCGCCTACAACGGGGATGTCCTGCAAGCTCCGAAGGTCATGAGCGGAAACAGCGACAACACGCAGGGCGAGGTGTACGGCTACAAGATCAAGGCCTCAACAGCCTCATCCACCATAGGACCGGGGACGCTTTACATCCCGGCACAGAAGTGCGCTGGCGGTTGCACCGGCTCTTCGATTGGAAACGTCAAGGTCTACCCGGTCAAGATAACTGGGCTTGGTCTTGACTACCCACGTGGTGCAGTGATTGAGACGCCCCCGTGGCCGGCTTCGCCCTACGTTGCACTCGGCGACTCGTTTTCGTCCGGTGAAGGCGTCCCTCCCTTTGAGAGCGGGACGGACGAGACTGGACTCAATACGTGTCACCGAAGCACCGCGGCCTATGCCCGGCTGATTGCCGGTACAAGCGCTAAGATCCCTCCATTTGGCACCAACGGCTTCCGAGCTTGCTCGGGGGCAGTGACCGATAACGTCTGGGATCTTCCGCAGGCGAATGAAGGAATCCAGATCGGCCTAAACCCCGATCCAACCATCCAGCTCGTGACCATCAGCATCGGTGGAAACGACATGGGCTTCTCCGACTTCGCCACGCAGTGCGTCATCAGCACGTGCGACGTCGGGAGCGCTGCGTACAACACGGCGCTCAACAAGATCAACAACGAGATCCCGGGCAAGCTGGAGACGACGTACAAGAAGATTCTCCAGTACGCTCCGAACGCCAAGATCTACGTTGTTGGGTACCCGCAGGTTATCGCGGATAAGCCCGTCTCCGCTCCCGACGATATTCGATGCGTCTACATGCAGGACGGAGCCACCAGGTGGGGTGACGCTCGGGCGGCACGAGACATCGTGCAGAAGTTGAACGAGAAGATCAGTCAGAAGATCTTCGAGCTTCGCGCCTTGAGTACGGACAATACCCGCCTTCGATTCGTTTTCATGAACGACCCGGCGACCTCGCCATTCGTGGGACGCGAGATCTGTGGTGTTAGCACCACGTCCTACTTCCAGAACGTCGATCAGATCAATCCCGATCGGAGGTACATCTTCCATCCGAACCAGCTTGGGCAGAACGCCTATGCGACGATCGTAGGAGGGACAATTAACGCTTCTAGCTGAGCTTGCCTGAAGAGCCAAAATGCCCTCAGTTCCCATCTGCCGAAAGGCTTTGCGGGAACTGGGGGCTACTTCATGTCTTGATGTTCTTGAATTGGTCGATCTATCAGTATGCCAGAGTGTTGCGAAGCCACATCTCTACCCAAAACCACATGAACGTAAGCCAATATCCAAGGAAAGACAACGCCAGGGTAGCTGCAATGACACCGCCAACCTTCAAGACTCTATCGAACTTCGCGTTGTAGAAGAACGCGAGCGAAAGGATGAAAGCGCCAATAACCGTTGGGCCGAGGGACAACGTATCTTGCCAATTTCCAGCATCGGCACACCCGCTGGCATTCGCTAAGCCACAGTAGAACAAGTGGCCAGATGACAGCGCGATGACTATGGGCCAGGCGACAAACAGGACGCCTCCCGTTATCAACAGCTTTAGGTTTAGTTTATATCCTCCGGTTCGTGGTTTCGGTGTAGCAATCATAATATTATATTAGCGCATTCTTCACATAGCTCCTAGCCTTTAGCATTTTAGCTAGGCTGACAGCGGGGAGCGCAAATGTGAATCGGGCCGACCTTCATTCCCTTCGGCACCTGGACAATCCCGAGTAAGTAATTAGCCTTTTGATTCCCATATCTGCAAGCTATACTTTGCAGGGTTTTCTAAGACAAAGGCGACGCTGTGGCGAGCACGAGTGACGGCGACATAGAGACCACAGGCGGTACTCGGAGCTAGCGCTGCGCCAGAAGTCAGAAACTTGGCGATCGGCTTCGTAGGATATATCAACACCCGATCGACGGTTATGCCTTTAACGACCCCGAAGTTTCTGAACGGAAGATCAACGTCGGCTGCAGTGGTCTTACTGTATCGCAAACAAAGAGGATCGTACTGTTCGACGTAATCTGACAAGTCATGCGGCGCTAGTGCGAACAGCCCATCGTGTGCCGTCGCGGCCCGCTCCATAGATTCCGTCGGCGCGAAATTGAGAGAGTTCGGAAAGATCGAATCCGAGAACGTCGCGATCTGCTGATTGGAGCGCCACGTCTGAGTTGAGTGCTCGATCACAAGAGCACCAGATTTCTCATGCTTAGCAAACCAATCGAGCATGTTTATCCCGCGGTACTGTGGCAGGTTTCGGTCACGGGGATTGGTGTCGAACACTGACTGGCGGATATCCCCGACCACGGTTAGGTCAATTGTCGATCGCATTAGCTCTTCTAGAACGTAGAGATCGCAACCGGTCAGATCCTGAACCTCATCGATGTAGATTTCATCATAGATGCGCTGGAGTCGATTAACGACCATCCCCTTACTCGCCTTAGACACATCTGTCGCGAGTTTGGAGAGATGCAGCTTGTAAGCGCGGCCGTCCCTATCGAGGAAGCGCTCTTCCCCTGAGGCATACCGACCCTTTGCCGACTCACCATCGAAGTTGAATCCTCGCAAGCGCCGATCGGGATAGACGATCGGGAGGAACGGGCGAACCCAATGTCTGAGAAGGAATGAGTACCAGCCCATGACCTCCGGCATGGCGCCGGCAGGACATGCTTTTTGCAGGCGGCCCGTGAGCTCCGCCTGTCCAGTGAGGGTGAAGGTGAGCGCCAGGATGCGACGACCTTCCGGTGCACTGGCGCAGGCGTCGACGATCGATTGGGTCTTGCGAGATCCTGCAACCGCCAGGATCACCTTGTTCATACGACGAACTCAATCGCATCTAGCAGATAGGGAGGAAACTTCACGTGAGTCGTTGACTCGGCAATGCGCAGCGCAGCCTCGGTCTTGTTGTCCGTCATGTAAGCCGCCACGGTCTTGGCCCCGGTGTAGCCCAGCGCCGTACGTACGTGAGCCTCGCCGTTGGCCTTGATCAACTGGGGCTCGAGCGTAGTCCCGTCCATAGGATCGCCGATGAACAGCTCGCGGACGCCGTCCTCCAAGTACTCGGTGTACAGCGCCTTCCAATGATCGGCGGTCTTTCCGTCGTTATCGCGCAGTGCGGCCACTCGGCGTCCCAATGCCGCACAGACGGCTAGGCTGCGCCCGAGGGCGACACCGCCCATCGAGATCACATCAACACCACGCGAGATCGGCGTCACGCCATGCTCGTCAAGGAAGGCGCGCTCGAACAGCATCTCGTCAGATGGTCCTTCAACCAGGACGATCGACTTGGCCAAGACCAGTCTGAGTGTGTCGTAGCCAGACAGCTTCTTGAAGTACTTGACCGTCTCCTTTGGGAGATCTCCGAACTCAGCCTTCTTGCCCTCGTGCAAGAGGATGAGCTTGTCGAGGCCGAGCCGGTTCAATACGAACGAGCTGTGGGTGGTCAGGAAGACTTGACGGCTGCCAGCGAGGGTCTCGATACGTGACACGAGCTTCGTCAGGCTGGTGTGAGAGAGGTGGTTTTCAGGCTCCTCGACCAGCACGTACGAAGTTCCAGTGGCAGTGCGGTTCATAGCAAGCGCCACCTTGATAGCCGCTTGCTGGCCTTGGCCGGCCATCGCGAACGGGACGTCGGCGACCTGCGGCACGATGCCAGACTCCCAAGATGCACTAGCCGACTGGTCCATCTGGAGGCCGATAGCCTGGTCATGGATACCCGGAGCTTCGGCAGCGATCCGCTCATTGACATTGTTGAGCGTCGTCCGCGTGATGGTATGACGAGCGTTCCGGTGGGCTACGGAGATCGCTGCCCGCTCCTTCGCGTCAACATAGTCGCCCAACATCTCGCGCGTGTGGTAATCCACGCCTGATGTCGATCGAATCGTGCGAGAGTCGATGACTGATACGCCCAATCCCTTGGGACGCCGCTTCAACGGCGCATCGGAGAAATCGAGCCACTCCACATCATAGAACTCGACGGGAAGAATCTCAGGCCTAT
Encoded here:
- a CDS encoding ATP-dependent nuclease, encoding MIERIVIKGYRVFKDLDLQPNAGMNIIVGDNEAGKSTLMEAIAMALTGRINGRWAREELNPYWFNQDVVAQYFTSLATDEPLPLPEILIELYLSNEDDALQPLLGVHNSRQEGVPGVRLKITPSNDFAIECAEYLASEDRPEILPVEFYDVEWLDFSDAPLKRRPKGLGVSVIDSRTIRSTSGVDYHTREMLGDYVDAKERAAISVAHRNARHTITRTTLNNVNERIAAEAPGIHDQAIGLQMDQSASASWESGIVPQVADVPFAMAGQGQQAAIKVALAMNRTATGTSYVLVEEPENHLSHTSLTKLVSRIETLAGSRQVFLTTHSSFVLNRLGLDKLILLHEGKKAEFGDLPKETVKYFKKLSGYDTLRLVLAKSIVLVEGPSDEMLFERAFLDEHGVTPISRGVDVISMGGVALGRSLAVCAALGRRVAALRDNDGKTADHWKALYTEYLEDGVRELFIGDPMDGTTLEPQLIKANGEAHVRTALGYTGAKTVAAYMTDNKTEAALRIAESTTHVKFPPYLLDAIEFVV
- a CDS encoding UvrD-helicase domain-containing protein, producing the protein MNKVILAVAGSRKTQSIVDACASAPEGRRILALTFTLTGQAELTGRLQKACPAGAMPEVMGWYSFLLRHWVRPFLPIVYPDRRLRGFNFDGESAKGRYASGEERFLDRDGRAYKLHLSKLATDVSKASKGMVVNRLQRIYDEIYIDEVQDLTGCDLYVLEELMRSTIDLTVVGDIRQSVFDTNPRDRNLPQYRGINMLDWFAKHEKSGALVIEHSTQTWRSNQQIATFSDSIFPNSLNFAPTESMERAATAHDGLFALAPHDLSDYVEQYDPLCLRYSKTTAADVDLPFRNFGVVKGITVDRVLIYPTKPIAKFLTSGAALAPSTACGLYVAVTRARHSVAFVLENPAKYSLQIWESKG
- a CDS encoding SGNH/GDSL hydrolase family protein; amino-acid sequence: MSKTRRISVPLALSGVLASLIVYVSSGTAAAAESVPELQWPPVTANADRYPLTTSPQGDVTIGCGSTHTDSGLVYQDVVTYGAAGTETRHLDHVNNCLNRPVVDKVGDLYGAANASTYLQAYHNNVEKWRYQVNCSGSWPVVGADGNIYVINSAKRLIGLSPEVEPGQTQPKKVLDIPALGRCGDQLRATTFGIAVIWDYGTKVNYYTYGGKNLGAPQGAYTGDLNFPMDADGLLFYPTWVGSGSTASFKVSAYNPLTKTVKWTASESTFGNGASPWLTFPTPGGGAVVWGQRQKMVGGVPTVPSEYMQVMFFLNSVGQKIKEIELPKQNSAGDLAGNNYVTVDTSGKLVLVRDWKKYLTFSPYNVPYITIDVFSAYNGDVLQAPKVMSGNSDNTQGEVYGYKIKASTASSTIGPGTLYIPAQKCAGGCTGSSIGNVKVYPVKITGLGLDYPRGAVIETPPWPASPYVALGDSFSSGEGVPPFESGTDETGLNTCHRSTAAYARLIAGTSAKIPPFGTNGFRACSGAVTDNVWDLPQANEGIQIGLNPDPTIQLVTISIGGNDMGFSDFATQCVISTCDVGSAAYNTALNKINNEIPGKLETTYKKILQYAPNAKIYVVGYPQVIADKPVSAPDDIRCVYMQDGATRWGDARAARDIVQKLNEKISQKIFELRALSTDNTRLRFVFMNDPATSPFVGREICGVSTTSYFQNVDQINPDRRYIFHPNQLGQNAYATIVGGTINASS